In a single window of the Candidatus Binatia bacterium genome:
- a CDS encoding PAS domain S-box protein: MPLLAAVEAGDTHGNRGVVPRKGLIERKVFAGFLAVLLAATAASLIAYRSRTVSLAVADEVIHTQRILHQLDRILSHVQDLETGGRGYVIAGDERFLEPYWRALERVDAEMEVLKRLATERGGPDLGSGAVESAVRAKIAHVRQSVALRREGEGQASLQRVATGKGKQLMDTVRARIGEIERREAQHLEEILPHLRAPRAVATWAFTGVVLLMAGLLAGVYYLLVRDLRVRYRAAEALRAAAREARRALDLLDHTRDGIFIFDADTLRFSHVNRGAIEQTGYTGEELLGMTPLDIKPEFDQATFRAMLAPVIDGRSASRTFATVHRRKDGTEVPVEVVVQHTPRPDDVRLVVAVVRDIAERQRMQLALAESEEHLRLAVGAARIGTWHWDLANDRLVWSDRCKAIFGLPPNEAMSYERFLAALHPDDRQRTDAAVQDALRNRTGYDVEYRAVWPDGSPRWVAAKGQGYYDGAGSPVRMEGVVLDITGRKRAEERQRRLQTALEGANRELEAFSYTVSHDLRAPLRSIEGFSQLLAETNAERLDEDGHDYLRRILAAVRRMGELINDLLQLSRVTRSPLQPVRTDLSKLARAVVETLREREPTRQVEVVIEDGMSARGDTGLLRVVLDNLLGNAWKFTGRRDDARIEFRSLRRNGHAVYIVRDNGAGFDMAYAGKLFGAFQRLHMTSEFEGTGIGLATVQRIVHRHGGEIWAEGTLGEGATFSFTIGEPLLGEADFAVESRPQAAAPGTHIADAGGEGRQTESRS, from the coding sequence GTGCCTCTTTTGGCTGCGGTCGAAGCAGGTGACACCCACGGAAATCGCGGCGTTGTGCCGCGGAAGGGCCTTATCGAGCGCAAAGTCTTCGCCGGATTCCTTGCGGTTCTTCTCGCGGCGACCGCCGCCAGCTTGATCGCCTATCGGAGCCGGACGGTATCCCTCGCGGTTGCCGACGAAGTGATCCATACTCAACGAATTCTCCATCAGCTCGATCGCATTCTGTCCCATGTCCAGGACCTCGAAACCGGCGGCCGCGGCTACGTGATCGCAGGCGACGAGCGGTTTCTGGAGCCGTATTGGCGGGCGCTCGAACGCGTCGATGCGGAGATGGAGGTACTGAAGCGGCTGGCCACCGAGCGTGGTGGGCCCGATCTCGGCAGCGGTGCCGTCGAGTCCGCTGTTAGGGCAAAGATCGCCCATGTGCGGCAGTCGGTTGCGCTCCGGCGAGAAGGCGAGGGGCAGGCGAGTCTGCAGAGAGTTGCGACCGGCAAGGGGAAGCAGCTCATGGATACCGTCCGCGCCCGGATCGGAGAAATCGAGCGGCGAGAGGCGCAACACCTCGAGGAAATCCTCCCCCACCTGCGCGCCCCCCGTGCCGTGGCCACGTGGGCGTTTACGGGCGTCGTGTTGCTGATGGCGGGGCTCCTGGCCGGAGTGTACTACCTGCTCGTCCGCGATCTGCGGGTTCGCTACCGCGCCGCGGAGGCTCTACGCGCCGCGGCGCGCGAAGCGCGGCGAGCGCTGGACCTGCTCGACCATACCCGCGACGGGATCTTCATTTTCGATGCAGACACATTGCGTTTCTCGCATGTGAACCGCGGAGCCATTGAACAGACCGGTTACACGGGCGAAGAACTACTGGGCATGACCCCGCTCGACATCAAACCCGAGTTCGACCAGGCGACGTTCCGCGCCATGCTGGCACCGGTGATCGACGGACGCAGCGCGTCACGCACGTTTGCCACGGTTCACCGCCGCAAGGACGGCACCGAAGTGCCGGTCGAAGTCGTTGTCCAGCACACCCCACGCCCCGACGATGTCCGCCTGGTGGTTGCCGTCGTGCGCGACATTGCCGAGCGCCAGCGTATGCAGCTTGCCCTGGCTGAGAGCGAGGAACACCTGCGTCTCGCCGTGGGCGCGGCTCGGATCGGCACGTGGCACTGGGACCTCGCGAACGACAGGCTGGTGTGGTCGGACCGGTGTAAGGCGATCTTCGGTCTGCCCCCGAACGAGGCCATGAGCTACGAACGCTTCCTGGCGGCTCTGCACCCCGATGACCGTCAACGCACGGATGCGGCGGTGCAGGACGCCTTGCGTAACCGAACCGGGTACGACGTCGAGTACCGCGCCGTCTGGCCCGACGGCAGTCCCCGCTGGGTCGCTGCGAAGGGGCAGGGATACTACGACGGTGCCGGTAGTCCCGTGCGCATGGAGGGCGTGGTTCTCGACATCACCGGACGCAAGCGTGCCGAGGAGCGGCAGCGGCGATTGCAGACTGCACTCGAAGGGGCGAACCGGGAACTGGAGGCGTTCTCGTACACCGTGTCCCACGACCTGCGTGCTCCGCTGCGCAGCATCGAGGGCTTCAGCCAGTTGCTGGCGGAGACGAACGCGGAGCGGCTCGACGAAGACGGCCACGACTACCTGCGCCGCATCCTGGCGGCGGTGCGCCGCATGGGGGAACTGATCAACGACCTGTTGCAGTTGTCGCGCGTCACGCGCAGTCCGTTGCAGCCCGTGCGTACCGATCTCAGTAAGCTGGCCCGGGCGGTCGTCGAGACTCTGCGTGAACGCGAGCCGACGCGGCAGGTCGAGGTGGTAATCGAGGACGGCATGAGCGCGCGTGGCGACACCGGACTGCTGCGCGTGGTCCTCGATAACCTGCTCGGCAACGCGTGGAAGTTCACCGGTCGTCGCGACGATGCACGCATCGAGTTCCGGTCCCTGCGGCGCAACGGCCATGCCGTCTACATTGTGCGCGACAACGGCGCCGGCTTCGATATGGCATACGCCGGCAAGCTCTTCGGCGCTTTCCAGCGCCTGCACATGACCAGCGAGTTCGAAGGTACCGGCATCGGCCTCGCCACGGTCCAGCGCATCGTTCACCGACACGGGGGCGAGATCTGGGCGGAGGGCACCTTGGGTGAGGGCGCAACGTTCTCCTTCACTATCGGCGAACCGTTACTCGGCGAAGCGGACTTCGCGGTTGAGTCCCGCCCGCAGGCGGCGGCACCTGGGACGCACATTGCGGATGCCGGCGGCGAGGGGCGCCAAACGGAGAGCCGATCATGA
- a CDS encoding D-alanine--D-alanine ligase, protein MRVGVIFGGRSGEHEISLRSARSVVEAIDPARFVVTLIGIDRDGGWHVLDGERFRALTAQALPALDSGGPEVVLPPAPTTGRLLDPQRPHVALDRLDVVFPVLHGTYGEDGTVQGLLELADLPYVGAGVLGSAVGMDKDVQKRLLQAAGLPVVPFRTVTRAAWDANRDAARALVAELDWPVFVKPANLGSSVGITKVKAPAELNAAVAEAFAFDNKVVIEKSVDAREIEVAVLGNDDPAASIPGEIRPHAEFYSYEAKYIDENGAALLIPAPLDPAQTDAARAMAVQVFRVLECSGMARVDLFLERGTERFFVNEINTVPGFTSISMYPKLWEATGLPYRDLITRLLDLALERHAQRARLRTRYRPE, encoded by the coding sequence ATCCGGGTGGGTGTGATATTCGGAGGGCGTTCGGGGGAGCACGAGATCTCTCTGCGCTCGGCGCGCTCGGTGGTCGAGGCGATCGATCCGGCACGCTTCGTGGTCACGCTGATCGGCATCGATCGCGACGGCGGCTGGCACGTGCTCGACGGCGAGCGGTTCCGGGCCCTCACCGCCCAGGCTCTGCCGGCGCTCGATTCGGGAGGTCCGGAGGTGGTGTTGCCGCCCGCCCCGACCACCGGTCGCTTACTCGATCCGCAACGTCCGCACGTCGCCCTCGATCGACTCGATGTCGTCTTCCCCGTCCTGCACGGGACCTACGGCGAGGACGGCACGGTGCAGGGGCTCCTCGAGCTCGCGGACCTGCCCTATGTCGGTGCCGGCGTGCTCGGATCGGCGGTGGGTATGGACAAGGACGTGCAGAAGCGCCTGCTGCAAGCCGCCGGTCTACCCGTTGTGCCGTTCCGGACCGTAACGCGCGCGGCGTGGGACGCGAACCGTGACGCCGCGCGCGCGCTGGTCGCCGAGCTTGACTGGCCCGTATTCGTCAAGCCGGCGAACCTCGGCTCGTCGGTCGGCATCACGAAAGTGAAGGCACCCGCCGAGCTTAACGCGGCGGTGGCCGAAGCGTTCGCCTTCGACAACAAGGTCGTTATCGAGAAGAGCGTCGACGCGCGAGAAATAGAGGTGGCGGTGCTCGGCAACGACGACCCGGCCGCCTCGATCCCGGGCGAAATCCGGCCGCACGCGGAGTTCTACTCGTACGAGGCCAAGTACATCGACGAGAACGGCGCCGCTCTGCTGATACCGGCCCCGCTCGACCCGGCGCAGACCGACGCCGCCCGCGCAATGGCGGTGCAGGTTTTCCGGGTTCTCGAGTGCAGCGGTATGGCGCGCGTCGATCTCTTTCTCGAGCGCGGCACGGAACGCTTCTTCGTCAACGAGATCAACACCGTCCCCGGGTTCACCTCGATCAGCATGTACCCCAAGCTCTGGGAGGCGACCGGATTGCCGTATCGCGACCTGATCACCCGCTTGCTTGACCTCGCGCTCGAACGGCACGCCCAACGGGCCCGCCTGCGGACACGCTACCGGCCGGAGTAG
- a CDS encoding ATP-binding protein, whose product MGALHRRLRLVAWVMFVVAVLFAAAEAAAAPTLGWPLVVKVCSLSVVAATLAALRKLRPTPVVRWAALALICGGYVVTALSGALSPSGEYFTSATLFAAAALATSALLPWGPYLQAASVFVGAASLTVAALWRGFDPLLALTEPAQSDPVVAVLLTFALSVVVAYEMERAQRQRLHHLDLRRRAEAQVRKLNAYLERMVVERTVQLVEANRQLETEVDKRQATADALVQSQRQLLGIVDHSTTLVTLKDLEGRYLLVNREFERVFGMDRQSVLGQTDRAVFGAEIGQTVRARDEFVMAVDGPLSFDEDVVTPLGQRSFVSVRFPLRDAAGAQYGLGTIATDITGLRQVQEGLRRQQDEVAQRQRLNTVGELAAAVGHEFHQPLGAIASFAQGCIRRLATHPEDLDPVIDALEQIVSETMRAGEILRGLRRRVRRSDGPREAVDLVQVVNHAVCVLDPQVRLHRVELHVLVASEIPRVEADRAQLEQVLVNILQNGIEATAGLPDGARTVKIEIAPAPGAVEVSVTDTGLGIASEIAETIFEPFVTTRPAALGMGLAISRSIVDSHGGRMWATSRPGRGARISFRLPTLAAIDAAEQVRSAETPPPSPLPQ is encoded by the coding sequence TTGGGAGCACTACACCGGCGGTTACGGCTCGTCGCGTGGGTGATGTTCGTCGTCGCCGTGCTGTTCGCCGCCGCGGAAGCCGCGGCGGCCCCGACTCTGGGTTGGCCCCTCGTGGTGAAGGTGTGCAGCCTGTCCGTTGTTGCGGCGACTCTGGCCGCCCTGCGGAAGTTGCGGCCCACCCCGGTCGTGCGCTGGGCCGCGCTGGCATTGATTTGCGGTGGATACGTCGTGACCGCGCTTTCCGGAGCGTTGAGTCCGAGCGGCGAGTACTTCACGTCGGCAACTCTGTTTGCGGCCGCCGCGTTGGCCACGTCGGCGTTGTTGCCGTGGGGGCCGTACCTGCAGGCTGCCTCGGTCTTTGTCGGTGCGGCTTCCCTGACCGTTGCGGCGCTCTGGCGTGGCTTCGACCCTCTTCTGGCGCTCACCGAACCGGCCCAGTCCGATCCGGTCGTTGCCGTGCTCCTGACCTTCGCACTGTCAGTCGTGGTGGCGTACGAAATGGAGCGTGCGCAGCGGCAACGATTGCATCACCTCGATTTACGGCGGCGGGCGGAGGCGCAGGTGCGCAAGCTGAATGCGTACCTGGAGCGGATGGTCGTCGAGCGCACGGTTCAACTTGTCGAGGCCAACCGCCAACTCGAAACCGAGGTGGATAAGCGCCAGGCGACGGCAGATGCGCTTGTTCAGAGCCAGCGGCAACTGCTGGGCATCGTGGATCATTCGACGACTCTCGTCACGCTAAAGGACCTCGAGGGGCGATACCTTCTGGTGAATCGGGAGTTCGAGCGTGTCTTCGGAATGGACCGGCAGTCGGTGCTGGGGCAGACCGACAGAGCCGTATTTGGAGCGGAGATCGGCCAGACGGTTCGCGCCCGGGACGAGTTCGTCATGGCGGTGGATGGGCCGCTGTCATTCGACGAGGATGTGGTGACGCCACTCGGGCAGCGGTCTTTCGTCTCGGTACGGTTCCCTTTGCGGGATGCCGCCGGGGCGCAGTACGGTCTGGGCACGATTGCGACCGACATCACGGGATTGCGCCAGGTGCAGGAGGGTTTGCGGCGGCAGCAGGACGAGGTGGCGCAGCGCCAGCGTCTCAACACGGTCGGCGAGTTGGCTGCGGCTGTCGGTCACGAGTTCCACCAGCCGCTGGGGGCGATCGCGAGCTTCGCGCAGGGCTGTATTCGCCGGCTGGCGACGCACCCCGAAGATCTCGATCCGGTGATCGACGCGCTCGAACAGATTGTAAGCGAGACGATGCGGGCCGGCGAGATCTTGCGCGGCCTGCGACGCCGCGTCCGACGCTCCGACGGACCGCGAGAGGCGGTCGACCTCGTGCAGGTCGTCAACCACGCGGTGTGCGTCCTCGATCCGCAGGTGCGCCTGCACCGCGTCGAGCTGCACGTGCTCGTTGCCTCGGAGATACCGCGTGTCGAGGCCGATCGGGCGCAACTCGAGCAGGTACTGGTCAACATCCTGCAGAACGGTATCGAGGCGACGGCTGGCCTCCCGGACGGCGCCCGTACGGTGAAGATCGAGATCGCGCCGGCGCCGGGTGCGGTCGAGGTGAGTGTTACCGATACGGGACTGGGCATCGCCTCGGAGATCGCCGAAACGATTTTCGAACCTTTCGTAACTACCAGGCCGGCCGCGCTGGGCATGGGGTTGGCGATCAGCCGTTCGATCGTAGACAGCCACGGTGGACGCATGTGGGCAACGTCGCGCCCCGGTCGGGGGGCGCGGATCTCGTTCCGCCTTCCGACACTGGCGGCGATCGACGCGGCCGAGCAGGTGCGATCGGCCGAAACACCGCCGCCATCGCCCTTACCCCAATGA
- a CDS encoding glycosyl transferase — MTDRPQTDRSIDRLFDPVPHGRVLSNGHYTVLLSAAGGGFSRAGDIALTAWEGDRTSDVAGVCIYLRDRDDGTIWSATYQPTRATPERYEETFESGKVRVTRADRGIVSQLEVCVSPVIDVEVRRLRLTNTSERERTIEVTTYAELVLHQPAAYASHPAFSRLFVQTEYYAAAGVLLARRRPRSHEEPVPWAMHALYGDGPPEWETARSEFLGRGHTRARPRALARAEPLSGTTGSVLDPVLSLRRVVGLAPGASAEVCAVFGLGRDRDQMIGWAERYANSARQAAVLACVGGHECALRDRLGLDDERAARLQDLAVRMLYGDPALRPPPDDIAAARGGLSDLWKYAIGDGDLIVLAEVEGAGDLTAVGSLVTSEAYWRARGLPVRGVIVCRDGALKDAAGQLATAAAPVSGPSPNLIVRQRTEMPAQDLGVLRAAAHLVVGGGRPDPLSAAGSNVMGRGAGKPPVAPSNPPARRAGRASGRTKGEGESERAGEADGPDLLLDNGWGGFSPDGSEYVIRLQPDEGGELRLPPMPWSNVISNPGFGVLVSERGASCTWSRNSRENRLTPWANDPIGDPHGEALFVRDEESGAVWSPLPGPRPAAAPYEVRHGFGYSTWRHVSNGLSQVVTLSVAAEDALRVLRVQLTNATPGPRRLSLFAYSRLVLGVLPAQTRRSVVTTHDAATGMILARNGLNEEFADAVVFVAAVTEAGAGDVLVTGDRGAFLGRNGDESEPAVVCGGGDLDGRIGAGLDPCAAVQVGAEIPPGATWECSVLLGEATDEAAAAALVAKYRRRGATAAAIASARARWSDVLGAVQVRTPVAGLDVLFNGWLLYQVLSCRVWGRSALYQSGGAYGFRDQLQDALALVHARPDLTRAQILLHAAHQFPEGDVLHWWHPPTGRGTRTRFSDDLLWLPFVACTYAGVSGDWDVFDGVAGFVSARALSPGEDEAYLQPEIAAETDDVYGHCCRAIDRSLTAGVHGLPLMGTGDWNDGMNRVGREGRGESVWLGFFLFCVLDLFVPLCERRGDDRRAARYRAYRDELRQALDNAWDGEWYRRAYYDDGTPLGSASNLECRIDVIAQAWAAISGAAARDWAVRALDAVERELLVPEAGIVRLLAPPFDRDTHDPGYIKGYVPGIRENGGQYTHGAMWVVQASARLGRRQRAAALLEMLGPVWHGRSAAAVAVYQVEPYVVAADIYGVPPHLGRGGWTWYTGSAGWMYRIGIEDVLGIRCEGGDSLRIEPCVPDDWPEYRVNYRLADGATRYEIAVRNPAGCAARVIAVTVDGVAGEVDGGSALIAVRHDGGAHTVEVVLGEE, encoded by the coding sequence ATGACCGATCGACCGCAGACCGACCGTTCCATCGACCGCTTGTTCGACCCCGTTCCACACGGGCGCGTCCTGTCCAACGGGCACTACACGGTATTGCTGAGCGCTGCCGGCGGCGGCTTCTCGCGTGCCGGCGATATCGCTTTGACGGCATGGGAGGGGGACCGGACGAGCGATGTGGCCGGGGTCTGCATCTATCTCCGCGACCGCGACGACGGCACGATCTGGTCGGCAACCTATCAGCCGACCAGGGCGACACCCGAGCGATACGAAGAGACATTCGAGTCCGGCAAGGTTCGAGTCACGCGGGCTGACCGCGGCATCGTCTCGCAACTGGAGGTGTGCGTCTCGCCGGTGATCGACGTCGAGGTGCGGCGGTTGCGCCTCACCAACACATCGGAGCGTGAGCGTACGATCGAAGTCACGACCTACGCCGAGCTGGTTCTGCACCAACCCGCGGCGTACGCCAGTCACCCGGCGTTCTCGCGGCTCTTTGTGCAGACGGAATACTATGCGGCCGCCGGAGTTCTACTCGCGCGGCGGCGCCCGCGGAGTCACGAGGAACCCGTGCCCTGGGCGATGCACGCCCTGTACGGTGACGGCCCGCCCGAGTGGGAAACCGCGCGCTCCGAATTCCTCGGCCGGGGGCATACGCGGGCGCGGCCGCGCGCTCTCGCGCGGGCCGAGCCGCTCAGCGGCACAACCGGCAGCGTTCTCGATCCCGTGCTGAGCCTGCGGCGAGTGGTCGGATTGGCGCCGGGAGCGAGCGCCGAGGTGTGCGCCGTCTTCGGGTTGGGACGGGACCGTGATCAAATGATCGGCTGGGCGGAACGCTACGCGAACTCCGCAAGGCAGGCGGCGGTGCTGGCGTGTGTCGGGGGCCACGAGTGCGCCTTGCGCGACCGCCTCGGCCTGGACGACGAACGCGCCGCGCGGCTGCAGGACCTCGCCGTCCGCATGCTTTATGGCGATCCGGCGTTACGTCCGCCGCCCGACGACATAGCCGCCGCCCGTGGTGGCCTATCGGACCTCTGGAAGTACGCCATCGGCGACGGCGATCTGATCGTGCTGGCGGAGGTGGAGGGCGCCGGCGACCTGACGGCGGTCGGCAGTTTGGTAACTTCGGAAGCGTACTGGCGGGCTCGGGGGCTGCCGGTTCGCGGCGTGATCGTGTGCAGAGACGGTGCTCTAAAGGATGCTGCCGGCCAACTGGCAACGGCGGCGGCACCCGTTTCTGGGCCTTCGCCAAACCTCATCGTACGGCAGCGGACCGAAATGCCCGCGCAGGATCTCGGCGTCTTGCGTGCGGCGGCCCATCTGGTTGTCGGTGGCGGGCGTCCGGACCCGCTGTCCGCGGCAGGCAGTAACGTCATGGGGCGAGGAGCCGGCAAACCGCCGGTTGCGCCCTCGAATCCGCCGGCGCGCCGCGCTGGCCGCGCCTCGGGGCGAACGAAAGGGGAGGGGGAGAGCGAGCGCGCCGGCGAAGCGGACGGCCCCGACCTCCTCCTGGATAACGGCTGGGGTGGGTTCAGCCCGGACGGAAGCGAGTATGTCATCCGCTTGCAGCCCGACGAAGGGGGGGAGCTGCGGCTGCCGCCGATGCCGTGGAGCAACGTAATTTCGAATCCCGGCTTCGGTGTGCTGGTCAGCGAACGGGGCGCCTCCTGCACCTGGAGCCGCAACAGCCGCGAGAACCGTCTGACGCCGTGGGCCAACGATCCGATCGGCGACCCGCACGGGGAGGCGCTTTTCGTGCGTGACGAGGAAAGCGGCGCGGTATGGTCGCCGTTACCGGGGCCACGGCCCGCGGCGGCGCCTTACGAGGTCCGGCACGGTTTCGGGTACTCGACCTGGAGGCACGTCAGTAACGGGCTCAGCCAGGTGGTTACCCTGAGTGTTGCGGCCGAGGATGCGCTGCGGGTGCTCCGCGTGCAACTGACCAACGCCACGCCGGGGCCGCGACGTCTATCGCTGTTTGCTTACAGTCGGCTGGTGCTGGGGGTGCTGCCGGCGCAGACACGACGGTCGGTGGTCACGACCCACGATGCGGCGACCGGCATGATCCTCGCTCGAAACGGCCTCAACGAGGAATTCGCGGACGCGGTCGTCTTCGTTGCGGCGGTTACGGAGGCTGGGGCGGGAGATGTTCTCGTTACTGGCGATCGCGGCGCTTTCCTCGGGCGTAACGGCGACGAAAGCGAGCCGGCGGTTGTTTGCGGCGGCGGGGACCTCGATGGGCGGATCGGCGCCGGACTCGATCCGTGTGCCGCCGTGCAGGTGGGGGCCGAAATCCCTCCCGGTGCCACCTGGGAGTGCAGCGTGTTGCTCGGCGAAGCGACCGACGAGGCCGCTGCCGCCGCGCTCGTGGCGAAATATCGCCGTCGAGGGGCGACCGCAGCGGCGATTGCAAGCGCGCGCGCCCGGTGGAGCGACGTGCTCGGCGCTGTCCAGGTACGAACGCCGGTGGCCGGTCTCGACGTTCTCTTCAATGGGTGGTTGTTGTACCAGGTCTTGAGTTGCCGGGTGTGGGGTCGTTCCGCGCTCTACCAGTCCGGAGGCGCGTACGGCTTCCGCGATCAGCTACAGGACGCCCTGGCGCTGGTGCATGCCCGTCCCGATCTCACGCGCGCCCAGATTCTCTTGCACGCGGCGCATCAGTTTCCCGAAGGTGACGTGCTGCACTGGTGGCATCCGCCGACCGGTCGCGGCACCCGTACGAGGTTTTCGGACGATCTCCTCTGGTTACCGTTTGTTGCCTGCACGTATGCCGGCGTCAGCGGCGACTGGGATGTCTTCGATGGGGTGGCAGGGTTTGTCAGCGCGCGAGCGTTGTCGCCGGGTGAGGACGAGGCTTACTTGCAGCCGGAGATCGCGGCGGAAACGGACGATGTGTACGGGCATTGCTGCCGTGCGATCGATCGGTCACTGACCGCAGGCGTACACGGATTGCCTCTGATGGGTACGGGTGACTGGAACGACGGCATGAACCGGGTCGGACGCGAGGGCCGTGGAGAAAGCGTGTGGTTGGGATTTTTCTTGTTCTGCGTTCTCGATCTGTTCGTGCCGCTGTGCGAACGGCGCGGCGATGACCGGCGCGCCGCCCGCTATCGAGCCTACCGGGACGAATTGCGGCAGGCTCTCGACAACGCCTGGGACGGTGAGTGGTATCGACGCGCTTACTACGACGACGGCACTCCGTTGGGCTCGGCGAGTAACCTCGAGTGCCGTATCGACGTCATAGCCCAGGCCTGGGCAGCGATCTCGGGCGCGGCGGCACGTGACTGGGCGGTGCGCGCCCTCGATGCAGTGGAGCGGGAGTTGTTGGTGCCGGAAGCCGGAATCGTGCGCTTGCTGGCGCCGCCGTTTGACCGCGACACCCACGATCCCGGTTACATCAAAGGATACGTGCCCGGAATTCGCGAGAACGGGGGTCAGTACACCCACGGCGCGATGTGGGTGGTTCAGGCAAGCGCGCGACTCGGCCGCCGGCAGCGCGCGGCCGCTCTGCTGGAGATGCTCGGTCCCGTGTGGCACGGGCGCAGTGCTGCCGCGGTCGCCGTCTATCAGGTAGAGCCGTATGTTGTGGCAGCCGACATCTACGGCGTGCCGCCGCACCTCGGCCGCGGCGGCTGGACCTGGTACACGGGGTCGGCCGGGTGGATGTACCGTATTGGCATCGAGGACGTCCTCGGCATCCGGTGCGAGGGCGGTGATTCCTTGCGGATCGAGCCTTGCGTGCCGGACGATTGGCCCGAGTATCGCGTCAACTACCGACTTGCCGACGGTGCGACGCGATACGAGATCGCCGTTCGCAACCCCGCCGGATGTGCCGCGAGAGTGATTGCGGTCACCGTCGACGGGGTCGCCGGCGAAGTCGACGGCGGCAGTGCCCTGATCGCCGTTCGGCACGACGGCGGGGCCCATACGGTGGAAGTGGTTCTGGGCGAGGAATGA
- a CDS encoding helix-turn-helix transcriptional regulator has protein sequence MERIDAHQVALRLREVVADEPKAFAYDIGVSLSALYNYLNGRVPSTEVLFRIARHTGRPMEWFLDTAGSVSVSALQQLAQQPRAFERMV, from the coding sequence ATGGAACGGATCGATGCTCATCAAGTGGCGTTGAGACTGCGCGAGGTCGTTGCGGACGAACCGAAGGCGTTCGCTTACGACATCGGCGTGAGCCTGTCGGCACTCTACAACTATCTGAACGGACGTGTGCCTTCGACGGAGGTCCTGTTCCGCATCGCGCGGCACACCGGTCGTCCGATGGAATGGTTTCTCGATACCGCCGGCTCGGTGTCGGTCTCGGCGCTGCAACAGTTGGCGCAACAACCGCGCGCTTTCGAGCGGATGGTTTGA